A single genomic interval of Candidatus Bipolaricaulis anaerobius harbors:
- a CDS encoding DEAD/DEAH box helicase, with the protein MTATERTAAPPPDPLSRFSPLVGDWFRTELGTPTPAQELGWPPIAAGSHTLLLAPTGSGKTLAAFLWTLDRLLTQPPAVPGVHTLYISPLKALSYDIERNLQGPLAEIQALARARGIALPEVRVGVRTGDTPPSERQRLVRRPPHILITTPESLHLMLTSPRARETLAGVRTVIVDEIHAVAETKRGTFLALLLERLEALVRSPSPADAKGEPEPGGRSFQRIGLSATIRPLEAVARFLGGFGDDGQKRPVQIVDAGLRKGLDLLVLAPVPDLTALPEGSIWPSIYARLHELILAHRATIVFVNNRRAAERIAAEVNELAGYELVQVHHGSVAKERRREIEERLKAGEIPAIVATASLELGIDMGVVDLVVQVESPHSVARGLQRVGRAGHLYRAPSRGRLLPKTRADLLEMAALARAMRAGDLAPLHIPHGPLDLLAQQVVAIVALGGIPVDDLFRIVRRAAPFSDLPRDAFHSVLTMLAEPGPWSVRPRIAWDRVNDVLLPLPGSQRLAVTSGGAIPDTGQYGVYTEAGDRIGELDEEFVYEARVGEVVVLGLNRWRILDITHDRVVVAAGDGPAKIPFWRGEAYGRDLHLGQAVGVLSREIEARLGDPDLVPWLGEACALDSAAAENTVRYVALQRERGIVPTDRRLVIEGFPDEGGGVRLAVLTPYGKRFHLALRLALLARFRDEVGLEPASLHSDSGILFRLTQVPFERAVAIIEGLRGDEVERLLLAGLARSPLFGLRFRENAGRALLLPRDRPGRRSSFWLRRLSARDLLEAVRAQPGFPLVTETYREILQDILPVDGVRDWLGRLERGEVEVAVHHGVAPSPFAASLLWEFQAAYLYQWDEPKPGPVPTGIASCDLLPLLGRDLAGFVDPRAVDRVDGELRGSGEGRWARTGAELLALLRRVGDVGEDELAAVASPDARGAVPGLLAAGSIAWVEFPGSKPAVRLVTGEDLPLYRAALAGDEEAQVGIVRRHVASRALAFRSTLRERYPFPESVIESAVAVPPFVVGTWQGERVWTRKETLERLQRLSLAARRGEVHPQPPAALQAFLLRHQHRTPEGRVRQAEGLAQVLTQLQGIALPWRSWDGEVLPSRVTGYQPAWVEDLLRSGEFVWLGRPGGGRDLAVAFAHRANAPWLAKAYPVRKEELAPVEAALVDRLRERGPRFLVELAGDVGLPATQCAVALWELARAGIVTNDGLAPLHAGPPPLRPGKTRIWRGGTGRWSLLPPGGGELVEDEREALLDLLLTRYGILSRGILAWDGGAVPWGELYPFLTRREWRGELARGLLVEGLAGAQFAREDVLRGLEGPGSGWSLLPSTDPALLYGAGAPFPLTDPADPGRRFRTGPGSYLVLRDGCPVLAIEGERLTNFAGLPPNELRPALELLTTLVSGPRRRLTVRTWDGEPVRGSAIEGILRELGFGAGPAALILYRRYGPDRA; encoded by the coding sequence GTGACCGCGACCGAAAGGACGGCGGCTCCTCCCCCCGATCCGCTGTCGAGGTTCAGCCCGCTCGTCGGGGACTGGTTTCGGACCGAGCTCGGGACGCCGACCCCGGCTCAGGAGCTCGGCTGGCCGCCCATCGCCGCCGGGTCCCACACCCTCCTCCTCGCCCCGACCGGGTCGGGGAAGACCCTCGCCGCGTTCCTATGGACGCTCGACCGCCTCCTCACCCAGCCGCCCGCGGTTCCCGGGGTCCACACCCTGTACATCTCGCCCCTGAAGGCCCTCAGCTACGACATCGAGCGGAATCTCCAGGGGCCCCTCGCGGAGATCCAGGCCCTCGCCCGGGCGCGCGGGATCGCGCTCCCCGAGGTCCGGGTCGGGGTCCGCACCGGAGACACCCCGCCCTCCGAGCGACAGCGCCTCGTCCGGAGGCCGCCCCACATCCTCATCACGACCCCGGAGTCGCTCCACCTCATGCTCACCTCGCCCCGGGCCCGGGAGACGCTCGCCGGGGTGAGGACCGTGATCGTGGACGAGATCCACGCCGTGGCGGAGACGAAGCGGGGGACGTTCCTCGCCCTCCTCCTCGAACGGCTGGAGGCCCTCGTCCGCAGCCCTTCCCCGGCGGATGCGAAGGGCGAACCGGAACCCGGCGGGCGGTCGTTCCAGCGGATTGGGTTGTCGGCGACGATCCGGCCGCTCGAGGCAGTGGCGCGGTTCCTGGGCGGGTTCGGGGACGATGGCCAAAAGAGGCCGGTCCAGATCGTGGACGCCGGCCTGCGGAAGGGGCTCGACCTCCTGGTCCTGGCGCCGGTCCCGGACCTGACGGCCCTCCCCGAGGGCTCGATCTGGCCCTCGATCTATGCCCGGCTGCACGAGCTCATCCTCGCCCACCGGGCGACGATCGTGTTCGTCAACAACCGCCGCGCCGCGGAGCGGATCGCGGCCGAGGTGAACGAACTGGCGGGGTACGAGCTCGTCCAGGTGCACCACGGCTCGGTGGCTAAGGAGCGGCGGCGGGAGATCGAGGAGCGGCTGAAGGCGGGGGAGATCCCGGCCATCGTGGCCACAGCAAGCCTCGAGCTGGGGATCGACATGGGGGTGGTGGACCTCGTCGTGCAGGTGGAATCGCCCCACAGCGTGGCGCGAGGGCTGCAGCGGGTGGGGCGGGCCGGCCACCTCTACCGCGCCCCGTCGCGGGGAAGGCTCCTGCCCAAGACGCGGGCCGACCTACTGGAGATGGCAGCCCTCGCCCGGGCCATGCGCGCGGGCGACCTCGCCCCGCTCCACATCCCCCATGGGCCGCTGGACCTCCTCGCCCAGCAAGTGGTGGCCATCGTCGCCTTAGGGGGGATCCCGGTGGACGACCTGTTCCGGATCGTCCGCCGCGCGGCCCCGTTCTCCGACCTGCCCCGGGACGCGTTCCACTCCGTCCTGACGATGCTCGCCGAGCCCGGGCCGTGGTCGGTGCGGCCGCGGATCGCCTGGGACCGGGTCAACGATGTTCTGCTTCCCCTCCCCGGCAGCCAGCGCCTCGCCGTGACCTCGGGCGGGGCGATCCCCGATACCGGTCAATACGGGGTGTACACCGAGGCGGGGGACCGAATTGGGGAGCTCGACGAGGAATTCGTGTACGAGGCGCGGGTCGGGGAGGTGGTCGTCCTCGGCCTGAACCGGTGGCGGATCCTCGACATCACCCACGACCGGGTCGTGGTTGCGGCGGGGGACGGGCCGGCCAAGATCCCATTCTGGCGTGGCGAGGCCTACGGCCGGGACCTCCACCTCGGCCAGGCGGTGGGGGTCCTCTCCCGGGAGATCGAGGCCCGGCTCGGCGACCCGGACCTCGTCCCGTGGCTGGGGGAGGCCTGCGCCCTCGATTCCGCCGCGGCCGAGAACACCGTTCGCTACGTCGCCCTCCAGCGGGAGCGGGGGATCGTCCCCACCGACCGCCGCCTCGTCATCGAGGGGTTCCCCGACGAGGGGGGAGGGGTGCGCCTCGCCGTCCTCACCCCGTACGGGAAGCGGTTCCACCTTGCGTTGCGCTTGGCCCTCCTCGCCCGGTTCCGGGACGAGGTGGGGCTCGAGCCGGCCTCCCTCCACAGCGACTCGGGGATCCTGTTCCGGCTGACCCAGGTCCCGTTCGAGCGGGCGGTGGCGATCATCGAGGGGCTCCGCGGGGACGAGGTGGAACGCCTCCTCCTCGCCGGGCTCGCCCGCTCGCCCCTGTTCGGCCTTCGGTTCCGCGAGAACGCGGGCCGGGCCCTCCTCCTCCCCCGCGATCGCCCGGGGAGGCGGAGCTCGTTCTGGCTGAGGCGGCTCTCGGCGCGCGACCTCCTCGAAGCGGTCCGGGCCCAGCCCGGGTTCCCCCTCGTCACGGAGACCTACCGCGAGATCCTCCAGGACATCCTGCCCGTGGACGGCGTCCGGGACTGGCTCGGGAGGCTGGAGCGGGGCGAGGTCGAGGTCGCCGTCCACCACGGGGTGGCCCCCTCCCCGTTCGCGGCGAGCCTCCTCTGGGAGTTCCAGGCGGCGTACCTCTACCAGTGGGACGAGCCCAAGCCGGGCCCGGTCCCCACGGGCATCGCTTCATGCGATCTCCTCCCCCTCCTCGGCCGCGACCTCGCCGGGTTTGTGGACCCGCGCGCCGTGGACCGCGTGGACGGCGAGCTCCGCGGGAGCGGCGAGGGCCGGTGGGCACGGACCGGGGCCGAGCTCCTCGCCCTCCTCCGCCGGGTGGGGGACGTGGGGGAGGACGAGCTCGCCGCCGTGGCATCCCCCGACGCGCGGGGCGCCGTGCCCGGACTCCTCGCTGCCGGCTCCATCGCGTGGGTGGAGTTCCCCGGGTCGAAGCCCGCGGTGCGGCTCGTAACGGGAGAGGACCTCCCCCTCTACCGGGCCGCCCTCGCCGGGGATGAGGAGGCCCAGGTCGGGATCGTCCGGCGCCACGTGGCGAGCCGCGCCCTCGCTTTCCGCTCGACCCTCCGGGAGAGGTACCCATTCCCTGAAAGTGTGATCGAGTCTGCGGTAGCTGTCCCGCCGTTCGTGGTCGGGACCTGGCAGGGGGAGCGGGTGTGGACGCGGAAGGAGACGCTCGAACGGCTGCAGCGGCTTTCCCTCGCCGCGCGGCGGGGCGAGGTGCACCCCCAGCCCCCGGCGGCCCTCCAGGCGTTCCTCCTCCGCCACCAGCACCGCACGCCGGAGGGCCGGGTGCGTCAGGCGGAGGGGCTCGCCCAGGTCCTGACCCAGCTCCAGGGGATCGCCCTCCCGTGGAGGTCGTGGGACGGGGAGGTCCTCCCGAGCCGGGTGACCGGGTACCAGCCGGCGTGGGTCGAGGACCTCCTGCGGAGCGGGGAGTTCGTGTGGCTGGGCCGGCCGGGGGGAGGACGGGACCTCGCGGTCGCGTTCGCCCACCGCGCGAACGCCCCGTGGCTTGCCAAGGCGTATCCCGTGCGGAAGGAGGAGCTCGCCCCGGTGGAAGCGGCGCTGGTGGACCGGCTGAGGGAGCGGGGCCCGCGGTTCCTCGTCGAGCTCGCCGGCGACGTCGGGCTCCCCGCCACCCAGTGCGCGGTGGCACTGTGGGAGCTTGCCCGGGCGGGGATCGTCACGAACGACGGACTGGCCCCCCTCCACGCCGGTCCGCCGCCGCTGCGGCCCGGGAAGACCCGGATCTGGCGCGGGGGGACCGGACGGTGGTCCCTCCTCCCGCCCGGCGGGGGGGAGCTCGTCGAGGACGAGCGCGAGGCGCTCCTCGATCTCCTCCTCACCCGGTACGGGATCCTCTCCCGGGGGATCCTCGCCTGGGACGGGGGCGCCGTGCCGTGGGGGGAGCTCTACCCGTTCCTCACCCGCCGCGAGTGGCGGGGGGAACTCGCGCGGGGCCTCCTCGTGGAGGGCCTGGCGGGAGCCCAGTTCGCCCGTGAGGACGTGCTCCGCGGCCTGGAGGGCCCCGGATCGGGGTGGTCCCTCCTCCCGTCCACCGACCCGGCTCTCCTCTATGGGGCGGGGGCGCCGTTCCCCCTCACCGACCCTGCGGACCCGGGTCGACGGTTCCGCACGGGACCTGGCTCGTACCTCGTCCTGCGCGATGGCTGCCCTGTGCTCGCGATCGAGGGGGAGAGGCTCACGAACTTCGCCGGCCTTCCCCCGAATGAACTCCGGCCCGCGCTCGAACTCCTCACCACGCTCGTCTCCGGCCCCAGGCGGCGACTGACCGTGCGGACGTGGGACGGAGAGCCGGTGCGGGGGAGCGCGATCGAGGGGATCCTCCGCGAGCTCGGGTTCGGGGCAGGGCCCGCGGCCCTGATCCTCTACCGCCGCTACGGTCCCGACCGCGCCTGA
- a CDS encoding AMP-binding protein, with protein sequence MRTLSQVLDETAHRFPARPALFYEGRTISYRDLAREVDRLAAGLVALGIEPGDKVGIWMSNIPEWIAAYFAIAKAGAVVVPMNTRYKTHEVAYILGNAEAKAVFMSQGFLGIDYAAMLAEVRPNLPLLREAITVGGEAPGLRPYADVLARGGDRAAQAEVARRGDAIDPNDCVFILYTSGTTGHPKGAMLSHVNMAENARQITEVLHATEEDIFLLPVPFFHCFGCVMGILGAVTWGAGIVPVPVFKADVALDLVQKHRVSVLYGVPTMFVLELEEQRKAAAAGRPYDVASLRTGIMAGAPCPAEVMRGTMDDLGCNVCICYGLTEASPVITMTRFDDPLDKRVETVGKPLPGIEVKVVDDARQEVPVGETGELACRGYNVMLGYWKDPAATRQVIDDEGWLYSGDLATLDEEGYVRIVGRKKDMYIVGGFNVYPAEVEEVLFTHPDVQNVSVVGVPDPVMGEVGMAFLIPREGHTPDPQEVVDFCARRIAAFKVPRYVVVGHEFPMTSSGKVQKYKLAERGKELVASGAARRLEPRKPGR encoded by the coding sequence ATGCGCACGCTATCCCAAGTGCTCGACGAGACCGCCCACAGGTTCCCCGCTCGGCCGGCCCTGTTCTACGAGGGAAGAACGATCTCCTACCGTGACCTCGCCCGGGAGGTGGACCGCCTCGCCGCCGGGTTGGTGGCGTTGGGGATCGAGCCCGGCGATAAGGTCGGGATCTGGATGTCGAACATCCCGGAGTGGATCGCGGCCTATTTTGCGATCGCCAAGGCAGGGGCCGTGGTCGTGCCCATGAACACCCGCTACAAGACCCACGAAGTGGCCTACATCCTCGGGAACGCGGAGGCGAAGGCGGTGTTCATGTCCCAGGGGTTCCTCGGGATCGACTACGCGGCGATGCTCGCCGAGGTCCGGCCGAACCTCCCCCTCCTGCGGGAGGCGATCACCGTGGGCGGAGAGGCCCCCGGGCTGCGACCGTACGCCGACGTCCTCGCCCGCGGCGGGGACCGCGCCGCCCAGGCCGAGGTCGCGCGCCGCGGGGATGCAATTGACCCGAACGATTGCGTGTTCATCCTCTACACCTCGGGCACGACCGGCCACCCCAAGGGGGCGATGCTCTCCCACGTGAACATGGCCGAGAACGCCCGCCAGATCACGGAGGTGCTCCACGCGACGGAGGAGGACATCTTCCTCCTCCCCGTCCCGTTCTTCCACTGTTTTGGGTGCGTGATGGGGATCCTCGGCGCGGTGACGTGGGGGGCGGGGATCGTCCCGGTGCCCGTGTTCAAGGCCGATGTGGCCCTCGATCTTGTTCAGAAGCACCGGGTGAGCGTCCTGTACGGGGTGCCGACGATGTTCGTCCTCGAACTCGAGGAGCAGCGCAAGGCGGCCGCCGCCGGTCGGCCCTACGACGTGGCGAGCCTGCGTACGGGGATCATGGCCGGCGCCCCGTGCCCGGCGGAGGTGATGCGGGGGACGATGGACGACCTCGGCTGCAACGTGTGCATCTGCTACGGGCTCACCGAGGCCTCGCCCGTGATCACGATGACCCGGTTCGACGATCCGTTGGACAAGCGGGTGGAGACGGTGGGCAAGCCCCTCCCCGGGATCGAGGTGAAGGTCGTGGACGACGCGCGGCAGGAGGTCCCCGTCGGCGAAACGGGGGAGCTCGCGTGCCGCGGGTACAACGTGATGCTCGGCTACTGGAAGGACCCCGCGGCGACGCGCCAGGTGATCGACGACGAAGGCTGGCTCTACTCCGGCGACCTTGCGACCCTCGACGAGGAGGGGTACGTGCGGATCGTGGGCCGGAAGAAGGACATGTACATCGTGGGCGGGTTCAACGTGTACCCGGCGGAGGTGGAGGAGGTCCTGTTCACCCACCCTGACGTGCAGAACGTGTCCGTGGTCGGGGTCCCGGACCCCGTAATGGGGGAGGTGGGGATGGCGTTCCTCATCCCCCGTGAGGGTCACACCCCCGATCCCCAGGAGGTCGTGGACTTCTGCGCCCGGAGGATCGCGGCGTTCAAGGTGCCGCGGTACGTGGTCGTGGGCCACGAGTTCCCGATGACCTCGTCGGGGAAGGTGCAGAAGTACAAGCTCGCCGAGCGCGGGAAGGAGCTCGTCGCCTCCGGCGCGGCGCGGAGGCTCGAGCCCCGCAAGCCCGGGCGGTAA
- the trmB gene encoding tRNA (guanine(46)-N(7))-methyltransferase TrmB, with the protein MDFARYLVHPERWEELPPEWDLLFARPAQLAVEIGFGNGEFLCEAAHAHPELNWVGFETSLTCIVKAGRKLARAGAEHVRLARVDGRFALRELFPDESVERVVLHFPCPWPKRSHAERRVMDEGFARTLAAILRPAGRFELTTDVLRYAEDAAGDLAAMGFRVAGPEAVAAGGPGTRYEAKWRREGRPIWHLRAERGRKGSTLRIAEGMMPHVRVHQSVSGDAVARLGGLKEAWPGGAFVIKEAYLSPRGAALLRAFSTDEGFEQQYFLALVPEDGATLVKLDGAAVPFRTPAVKRSVAAVAAALEGR; encoded by the coding sequence GTGGACTTCGCACGGTACCTGGTTCACCCCGAGCGGTGGGAGGAACTCCCCCCGGAATGGGACCTTCTCTTCGCCCGGCCGGCACAGCTCGCGGTGGAAATCGGGTTCGGGAACGGGGAGTTCCTCTGTGAAGCCGCCCACGCGCATCCGGAGTTGAACTGGGTCGGGTTCGAGACGAGCCTCACCTGCATCGTCAAGGCGGGGCGGAAGCTTGCGCGGGCGGGAGCGGAGCACGTCCGCCTTGCACGGGTGGATGGCCGGTTCGCCCTGCGGGAGCTTTTCCCGGACGAGAGCGTGGAGCGGGTGGTCCTCCATTTTCCATGCCCGTGGCCGAAGCGGAGCCATGCTGAACGGCGGGTGATGGATGAGGGCTTCGCCCGGACCCTGGCCGCTATCCTCCGGCCCGCAGGGAGGTTCGAGCTGACCACGGACGTCCTTCGCTATGCCGAGGACGCGGCGGGGGACCTCGCCGCGATGGGGTTCCGCGTCGCGGGGCCCGAGGCCGTGGCCGCCGGCGGTCCGGGCACGCGCTACGAGGCCAAGTGGCGCCGGGAGGGCCGCCCGATCTGGCACCTCCGGGCGGAGCGGGGGAGGAAAGGGAGTACACTGCGCATCGCGGAGGGGATGATGCCCCATGTGCGGGTTCACCAGTCGGTTTCGGGGGACGCGGTCGCGCGTCTCGGTGGGCTGAAGGAGGCCTGGCCCGGGGGGGCGTTCGTGATCAAGGAGGCCTACCTCTCCCCCCGTGGCGCGGCCCTCCTCCGCGCGTTCTCCACCGACGAGGGGTTTGAGCAGCAGTACTTCCTCGCCCTCGTGCCCGAGGACGGGGCAACGCTTGTCAAGCTCGACGGGGCGGCGGTGCCGTTCCGCACCCCGGCCGTGAAGCGATCCGTGGCCGCGGTCGCCGCGGCGTTGGAGGGACGATGA
- a CDS encoding ROK family protein produces MIGAMARAIGVDIGGTRTRVAAVEGERIVARRAFPTRGIDEVREAIGEVLAAAGWARPATIGVGAPAPMDMREGRILGCPNLPHWNGVEVTKELQRAFACPVYLANDATCAAIGELAFGHRRRDFVYLTWSTGIGGGIVSGGRVVWGATGQAGEIGHIVLRPDGPPCGCGKKGCLEALAGGASLARRGSEALGEALSAREVVERAQRGDPHAHALVADACRALGQGIAILWEILEPELIVLGGGLTGSWGFLGPQVLASVGTMARGSPEIELTRLGDDAGLLGAVALPDYVPPQWGPR; encoded by the coding sequence ATGATCGGAGCCATGGCGCGGGCGATCGGGGTGGACATCGGGGGCACCCGGACCCGGGTTGCGGCGGTGGAAGGGGAGCGGATCGTCGCCCGGCGGGCGTTCCCCACGCGCGGGATCGACGAGGTGCGGGAGGCGATCGGAGAGGTCCTCGCCGCCGCGGGCTGGGCTCGCCCCGCCACGATCGGGGTCGGGGCCCCGGCCCCCATGGACATGCGGGAGGGGAGGATCCTTGGATGCCCCAACCTCCCGCACTGGAACGGGGTCGAGGTGACGAAGGAACTCCAGCGCGCCTTCGCTTGCCCGGTGTACCTCGCCAACGACGCCACCTGCGCGGCGATCGGGGAGCTCGCGTTCGGCCACCGTCGCCGCGACTTCGTGTACCTCACCTGGTCCACCGGCATCGGGGGCGGGATCGTGTCCGGCGGCCGCGTGGTGTGGGGAGCGACCGGCCAGGCGGGGGAGATCGGGCACATCGTGCTCCGCCCCGACGGCCCACCATGCGGGTGCGGGAAGAAGGGGTGCCTGGAGGCCCTGGCGGGGGGGGCGAGCCTGGCCCGCCGCGGGTCCGAGGCCCTTGGGGAGGCCCTCTCCGCCCGTGAGGTGGTGGAGCGCGCCCAGCGCGGGGATCCCCATGCCCACGCCCTCGTCGCCGACGCGTGTCGGGCGTTGGGGCAGGGGATCGCGATCCTGTGGGAGATCCTCGAGCCAGAGCTCATCGTCCTCGGGGGCGGCCTCACCGGGTCGTGGGGGTTCCTCGGGCCCCAGGTCCTCGCTTCGGTCGGAACGATGGCCCGCGGATCGCCAGAGATCGAGCTCACCCGACTCGGGGACGATGCGGGCCTCCTCGGTGCCGTCGCCCTCCCCGACTACGTACCCCCCCAGTGGGGCCCGCGCTAA
- a CDS encoding PIG-L deacetylase family protein, protein MKKRQRRVQRMWVMGGILLLPVALGFIPGVPHPFLNLFLWWVPPPPRVEVPAPLPGVERVLVIAPHPDDELLALGGTIAHLTGEGHQVLVVFVTNGDANQAAKQVFTLNPLRRAEDYRALGCRRQKEAVAALRILGVPKTAAVFLGYPDQGLTALGSENWERGNPYPSPYTQANYPFYRNSFSLTAMYCGEDLVADLATILHLFSPTVIYLPHPEDGHPDHRAAAQFTLIALLRGEVEGDPELRLYLVHAPSWPAPRRLAMDLTLTVPTALDPWEWRSHELTEELVGLKLRAIQAYSSQRITSGRFLASFVRQNEVYAVSAASDLPGGPALSR, encoded by the coding sequence GTGAAGAAGAGGCAGCGCCGGGTGCAACGGATGTGGGTTATGGGGGGGATCCTCCTCCTTCCCGTGGCGTTGGGGTTCATCCCCGGCGTACCCCATCCGTTCCTCAACCTGTTCCTGTGGTGGGTCCCTCCGCCGCCGCGGGTCGAGGTCCCGGCGCCGCTCCCGGGCGTGGAGCGGGTGCTCGTGATCGCCCCCCACCCGGATGACGAGCTCCTGGCGTTGGGGGGGACGATCGCCCACCTCACGGGGGAGGGCCACCAGGTCCTGGTCGTGTTCGTCACGAACGGCGACGCGAACCAGGCCGCCAAGCAGGTGTTCACCTTGAACCCGCTGCGGCGGGCCGAGGACTACCGCGCCCTGGGGTGCCGGCGCCAGAAGGAGGCGGTGGCCGCCCTGCGGATCCTCGGCGTGCCCAAGACCGCGGCGGTCTTCCTTGGGTACCCAGACCAGGGGCTGACGGCGCTCGGAAGCGAGAACTGGGAGAGAGGGAACCCTTACCCGAGCCCCTACACCCAAGCCAACTACCCGTTCTACCGCAACAGCTTCAGCCTGACCGCGATGTACTGTGGGGAGGACCTCGTGGCGGATCTGGCCACGATCCTGCACCTGTTCTCCCCGACCGTGATCTACCTTCCCCACCCCGAGGATGGCCACCCCGATCATCGGGCGGCGGCGCAGTTCACGCTGATCGCCCTGCTCCGCGGGGAGGTGGAGGGCGATCCCGAGCTGCGGCTGTACCTCGTCCACGCCCCGAGCTGGCCTGCCCCGCGGCGGCTGGCCATGGACCTCACGCTGACGGTCCCCACCGCCCTCGACCCTTGGGAGTGGAGGAGCCACGAGCTCACGGAGGAGCTGGTCGGGCTCAAGCTTCGGGCGATTCAGGCCTACAGCTCGCAGCGCATCACGAGCGGGAGGTTCCTCGCCAGTTTCGTCCGCCAGAACGAGGTCTATGCGGTATCTGCCGCATCAGATCTCCCGGGCGGGCCTGCCCTCAGCAGGTGA